Proteins encoded by one window of Desulfovibrio ferrophilus:
- a CDS encoding HDOD domain-containing protein has translation MSTERGQRFLKELPELNQDLPCAPKIIAQLFTQTVPWSTDSNEDIATTVARDQGLTARVLTLANSAHYGLKDSITTIPRAVSLMGLDEVRSMVLMVAALGVASSLKGRDDFELAPYWRHQVLTGIAAEALAKEIMANAAELGIDEQLDPSECYTTGILHDLGKAITAIHRPESWQSIVHLAQSRGLSHSDAEIRYWGMDHGVIGGMALVAWNLPATITEPISRHHAPNSSTPSHRLGAQLLHTADALALLTDNPEALIPGPWPEFLDTWKIDQEQFLADLAIRAEEPRATSLIAQLDN, from the coding sequence GTGAGCACCGAACGCGGCCAACGCTTCCTGAAAGAACTCCCCGAGCTGAATCAGGATTTGCCATGTGCTCCCAAAATCATTGCCCAGTTGTTTACACAAACCGTCCCCTGGTCCACGGATTCCAATGAGGACATTGCCACCACTGTCGCCCGCGACCAGGGATTGACCGCCCGAGTTCTGACCCTGGCCAATTCCGCACATTACGGCCTGAAGGACTCCATCACCACAATCCCGCGTGCCGTCTCACTGATGGGACTGGATGAGGTCCGTTCCATGGTGCTTATGGTTGCGGCGCTTGGCGTTGCCAGCAGCCTGAAAGGACGCGACGACTTTGAGCTGGCTCCCTACTGGCGGCATCAAGTCCTGACAGGCATCGCAGCCGAAGCTCTGGCAAAGGAAATCATGGCCAACGCCGCCGAGCTTGGAATCGACGAGCAGTTGGACCCCAGTGAGTGTTACACCACAGGAATCCTACACGACCTTGGTAAAGCCATCACCGCTATCCACCGCCCCGAGAGCTGGCAATCCATTGTCCACCTCGCTCAGAGCAGAGGCTTGTCCCATTCCGATGCAGAAATTCGTTATTGGGGGATGGACCATGGAGTGATTGGTGGCATGGCCCTGGTTGCATGGAACCTGCCCGCAACGATCACGGAGCCAATCTCCAGGCATCACGCCCCCAACAGCAGCACCCCAAGCCACCGCCTCGGCGCCCAACTTCTGCATACCGCAGATGCCCTGGCACTCCTGACAGACAATCCTGAGGCATTGATCCCCGGCCCTTGGCCCGAATTCCTTGACACCTGGAAGATCGATCAGGAACAATTCCTGGCGGACCTCGCCATCCGCGCCGAAGAACCCCGAGCCACCTCTCTTATCGCCCAACTGGACAACTGA
- a CDS encoding tetratricopeptide repeat protein has product MSEDKNTQQHPKERQIDHGADQKIKGVFSTQTVQRVGTGTTTRKTVKKTFWMVDEQEACIEIQPLNINYIPSGPKRKVPKEDFLEKFSPEPEFYVSTVFPKMKELTETVDKGDKHREKGETFSAELEYEQAINLDEDNVRANFGLGLTYLERGDDSKANDIFERLVKLDAAFETEHKHLFNEFGINLRKNKMYEQSVDYYERAMELSTTDENLHYNIARAYYEREQFGECALHLKMAIDMNKDFAEAAQFLKFLQDNKLVDEDGNTRNGVAKPVTKKKAKKNSDTNYSMDV; this is encoded by the coding sequence ATGAGCGAAGATAAAAACACACAGCAACACCCCAAAGAGCGTCAGATCGACCATGGCGCCGATCAAAAGATCAAGGGTGTCTTCTCCACTCAGACCGTTCAACGAGTCGGCACGGGAACCACGACCCGCAAGACAGTTAAAAAAACGTTCTGGATGGTCGACGAGCAAGAAGCATGCATTGAAATCCAGCCACTAAATATTAACTATATTCCATCCGGTCCGAAACGAAAGGTCCCCAAGGAAGACTTCCTGGAAAAATTTTCACCCGAACCGGAATTCTATGTCTCCACCGTGTTCCCGAAGATGAAGGAACTGACCGAGACTGTGGACAAAGGCGACAAGCACCGTGAGAAGGGTGAAACCTTCAGTGCCGAATTGGAATACGAGCAAGCCATCAATCTTGATGAGGACAACGTGCGGGCCAACTTCGGCCTGGGCTTGACCTATCTGGAACGCGGAGACGACTCCAAAGCCAATGATATCTTCGAACGCCTAGTCAAGCTCGACGCGGCATTCGAAACTGAACACAAACACCTGTTCAACGAATTCGGCATCAATCTGCGCAAAAACAAGATGTACGAACAATCCGTGGATTACTACGAGCGTGCCATGGAACTCTCGACCACGGATGAGAACCTGCACTACAATATTGCCCGTGCCTATTATGAGCGCGAACAATTCGGCGAGTGCGCCCTGCATCTGAAGATGGCAATTGATATGAACAAGGACTTTGCCGAAGCTGCGCAATTCCTGAAATTCCTTCAGGACAACAAGCTCGTGGACGAAGATGGAAACACCAGAAATGGTGTCGCCAAGCCTGTGACCAAAAAGAAGGCCAAGAAGAATTCCGACACGAACTACTCCATGGATGTCTAA
- the pyrF gene encoding orotidine-5'-phosphate decarboxylase gives MAELVVALDFPDKAQAMEMARTLAGTVTWVKVGLELYTAQGPSILAELKDMGFKVFVDLKFLDIPNTVRGAVRSAVSAGADMVNIHITGGERMMIAARQGLDEAASPGNKPLLLGVTVLTSMDENDLPLAPGQSIADLVLSLAKAGSETGLDGVVCSGHEATAVKKTCGNNFLCLTPGIRLAEADDDQRRVMTPAQAVAAGADFLVAGRPVTLASDPKQAALSFLEQMCSSTL, from the coding sequence ATGGCTGAATTGGTCGTCGCCCTGGACTTTCCCGACAAGGCCCAAGCCATGGAAATGGCACGCACGCTTGCCGGAACAGTTACTTGGGTCAAGGTGGGGCTTGAGCTCTACACGGCTCAAGGTCCTTCCATCCTTGCCGAACTCAAGGACATGGGCTTCAAGGTCTTTGTGGACCTCAAATTTCTGGATATTCCCAACACCGTGCGTGGAGCGGTTCGAAGCGCCGTGAGCGCTGGCGCGGACATGGTCAACATCCATATCACCGGTGGTGAACGGATGATGATCGCCGCCCGCCAGGGTCTGGATGAGGCTGCCAGCCCCGGGAACAAACCGCTGCTGCTGGGCGTGACCGTCCTGACCAGCATGGACGAAAACGACCTCCCCCTGGCCCCCGGGCAGAGCATTGCAGACCTGGTGCTGTCACTGGCCAAGGCCGGAAGCGAAACAGGATTGGACGGTGTTGTTTGCTCAGGTCACGAAGCAACGGCTGTAAAAAAGACCTGCGGAAATAATTTTCTGTGCCTGACTCCCGGCATTCGATTGGCAGAGGCCGATGACGACCAGCGCCGAGTCATGACTCCAGCGCAAGCCGTTGCAGCCGGGGCCGATTTCCTGGTGGCAGGTCGTCCGGTCACCCTTGCGTCCGACCCAAAACAGGCCGCCCTGTCTTTTCTTGAACAAATGTGTAGTTCCACGTTATAA
- the gmk gene encoding guanylate kinase encodes MMNKRRGLMLVICAPSGTGKSTLTNRLRKEFPRLAFSISCTTRAPRDGEANGVDYHFLDRDEFITRRDAGYFAEWAEVHGNFYGTPKQALTEMLEEGRDVLFDIDVQGAAQLRQSMGEGCHVFLFPPSFQTLKDRLLGRGTDADDIVRRRLDNAPGEINEAVHFDGWIINDDLDVAYDQLRAVYIAEGLRPIYRPTLPAEILGNTSKGD; translated from the coding sequence ATGATGAATAAACGTCGTGGCTTGATGCTCGTCATCTGTGCTCCTTCGGGGACCGGCAAGAGCACCCTGACCAACCGTTTGCGGAAAGAATTCCCCCGGCTGGCCTTTTCCATTTCGTGTACGACCCGCGCCCCGCGGGACGGTGAAGCCAACGGGGTGGACTATCACTTCCTGGACCGGGACGAATTCATCACTCGACGTGATGCGGGATACTTCGCCGAATGGGCCGAAGTGCACGGCAACTTCTACGGTACCCCGAAGCAGGCCCTGACGGAGATGCTCGAAGAGGGACGTGATGTACTCTTCGACATTGATGTCCAAGGGGCTGCACAATTGCGCCAATCCATGGGCGAAGGTTGCCATGTGTTCCTCTTCCCGCCATCGTTCCAAACTCTCAAGGATCGGCTGCTCGGGCGCGGCACCGATGCCGATGATATCGTCCGTCGCAGATTGGACAACGCCCCGGGCGAAATCAATGAGGCCGTACATTTCGACGGTTGGATCATCAATGATGACCTGGACGTGGCCTATGACCAACTACGAGCCGTGTATATCGCCGAGGGCCTGCGTCCGATTTATCGCCCAACTCTTCCCGCCGAAATCCTCGGCAATACGTCAAAGGGAGATTAA
- a CDS encoding DUF370 domain-containing protein, whose protein sequence is MNKSGLLNIGFGNFVVSNRVIAIVNPSSSPMRRLREDARQGARLIDATQGRKTRSIIVSDSNHVILSAIQAETIGQRFSDEGDDE, encoded by the coding sequence ATGAACAAATCCGGTCTTCTGAACATTGGCTTCGGCAATTTTGTGGTTTCCAACCGGGTCATCGCCATCGTCAACCCCTCGTCGTCGCCCATGCGCAGACTGCGTGAGGATGCACGACAGGGTGCCCGATTGATTGACGCCACACAGGGACGAAAAACCCGTTCGATCATCGTTTCGGATTCCAACCACGTCATTCTCTCTGCCATTCAGGCCGAGACCATTGGCCAGCGATTCAGTGATGAGGGCGATGATGAATAA
- a CDS encoding YicC/YloC family endoribonuclease encodes MIKSMTGFGRFILQEKDWAQEWEVRSVNGRHLDIKWRLPASVRSLETRFEKLVRKHASRGRVNIQLNLQVTRADILGMRLNEPVAEAMIQQMEKFASRMEYSFKPDFTRMMGMSFLWDDENGEPDPSLVQSLEKGLIAALEDWNEARAAEGRDLQQDLARRLIRLQEWLEQLKERTPQIKEERFATVEARIQQVLDRFSIDLDQDRMLQEVAVLSDKLDVSEEMTRLTAHLERIDKVMDNGGDAGKRLDFLLQECFREINTCGNKGQDTQVSRIVVDFKGELEKCREQVQNIE; translated from the coding sequence ATGATCAAGAGCATGACCGGCTTTGGCCGTTTCATCCTACAGGAAAAAGACTGGGCCCAGGAATGGGAAGTCCGCAGCGTCAATGGTCGCCACCTGGATATCAAATGGCGCCTGCCCGCCAGCGTCCGCAGCCTGGAAACCCGCTTTGAGAAACTTGTACGCAAACACGCCTCCCGGGGTCGGGTCAACATCCAGTTGAATCTGCAGGTCACCCGCGCAGACATTCTGGGGATGCGCCTGAATGAGCCCGTGGCAGAGGCCATGATCCAACAGATGGAGAAATTCGCCTCGCGTATGGAATACTCCTTCAAACCCGATTTCACCCGCATGATGGGCATGTCCTTTCTCTGGGATGATGAGAATGGCGAGCCCGATCCATCTCTGGTGCAGAGTCTGGAAAAAGGCCTCATCGCCGCCCTGGAAGATTGGAATGAAGCTCGTGCTGCCGAAGGACGGGATCTGCAGCAGGATCTGGCGCGCAGGCTGATCCGCCTCCAGGAGTGGCTGGAGCAGCTCAAGGAACGCACTCCGCAGATCAAAGAAGAACGCTTCGCCACGGTGGAAGCGCGCATTCAGCAGGTGCTGGATCGTTTCTCCATCGATCTGGATCAAGACAGAATGTTGCAGGAAGTTGCCGTGCTGTCGGACAAGCTGGATGTCTCCGAGGAGATGACCCGACTCACCGCCCATCTGGAGCGCATCGACAAGGTCATGGACAACGGCGGAGACGCTGGCAAGCGTTTGGACTTCCTGCTTCAGGAATGCTTCCGCGAGATCAATACCTGTGGCAACAAAGGCCAGGATACCCAGGTTTCAAGAATCGTGGTGGACTTCAAGGGCGAACTTGAGAAGTGCCGCGAGCAAGTGCAAAATATTGAATAA
- a CDS encoding MiaB/RimO family radical SAM methylthiotransferase has product MNQTTRFHIYTLGCKINQYESQSIREAWTTRGCVEASDPANADVIVVNSCAVTAKAVADLRAAVRRFGRQNPNAEVVITGCAAQVLAEELSEAFPDTAIIPQSEKETLLTRPLPMASVQPDHTSQADGSAQITSAPTSDHDSGCPSFPEFSIKGSNRVRAVVKVQDGCTHRCTYCIIPSTRGKAVSRAPEAAVAEVHRLFEAGWREVTLSGINLRQFGRDLTPAMDFWDLLQIMDAELAPQWAGRARLRISSVDPGQLGTKALEVLGASQLICPQLHLSLQSLAPAVLRRMGRGHYGPEDIVDFTTQLGSVWPVFGLGADLLVGFPGETDEDFEITRQYCEKLPLSYAHVFPYSRRPGTPAANYPDQIPHAVKKQRAKILRDMMATKKAAFMQRLTTLDRLDVVVEGGDPAHGICEYYADCRFTDGTNPAPGGLTAASPVSCGKDYVDVSALVI; this is encoded by the coding sequence ATGAACCAGACCACACGTTTTCACATCTATACTCTCGGTTGCAAGATCAACCAGTACGAAAGCCAATCCATCCGAGAGGCCTGGACCACGCGCGGCTGTGTCGAGGCATCCGATCCCGCCAATGCCGACGTCATTGTCGTCAACTCCTGTGCGGTGACGGCCAAGGCCGTGGCCGACTTGCGGGCCGCTGTTCGTCGCTTTGGTCGGCAAAACCCCAATGCCGAAGTGGTCATCACCGGCTGCGCCGCCCAGGTACTGGCCGAAGAACTCTCCGAGGCCTTCCCGGACACGGCCATCATCCCGCAATCGGAAAAGGAAACCCTGCTGACGCGCCCATTGCCCATGGCATCAGTACAGCCGGACCACACCAGTCAAGCTGACGGCTCCGCCCAAATCACCAGTGCGCCAACCTCTGACCACGACTCCGGTTGTCCTTCGTTCCCGGAATTTTCCATCAAAGGCTCCAACCGTGTTCGTGCCGTGGTCAAGGTACAGGACGGCTGCACACACCGCTGCACCTACTGCATCATCCCCAGCACCCGGGGCAAAGCCGTCAGCCGAGCTCCCGAAGCCGCCGTAGCGGAAGTCCACCGACTGTTCGAGGCTGGGTGGCGCGAAGTCACCTTATCAGGCATCAACCTGCGCCAGTTCGGGCGAGACCTGACCCCGGCCATGGACTTCTGGGACCTGTTGCAGATCATGGACGCCGAATTGGCTCCGCAATGGGCCGGGCGTGCGCGGTTGCGGATCAGCTCCGTGGACCCCGGGCAACTGGGAACCAAGGCATTGGAGGTTCTCGGCGCTTCGCAACTGATCTGCCCCCAACTCCATCTGTCTCTCCAAAGCCTTGCGCCTGCAGTTCTGCGGCGCATGGGCCGTGGGCACTATGGCCCTGAAGACATCGTTGATTTCACGACGCAGCTCGGAAGCGTATGGCCCGTTTTCGGGCTAGGAGCTGACCTCTTAGTCGGTTTTCCAGGGGAAACAGATGAAGATTTTGAAATCACGCGTCAATACTGCGAAAAACTCCCTCTTTCCTACGCACACGTTTTCCCGTATTCTCGCAGACCAGGAACTCCAGCGGCCAATTACCCGGACCAGATCCCCCATGCCGTCAAAAAGCAACGGGCCAAGATTCTACGGGACATGATGGCAACCAAGAAGGCCGCATTCATGCAGCGACTGACCACACTGGACAGGCTGGATGTCGTTGTTGAAGGGGGTGACCCGGCTCACGGCATCTGCGAATACTATGCGGACTGCCGATTTACGGACGGAACCAATCCTGCCCCAGGCGGCCTGACTGCCGCCAGCCCAGTAAGCTGCGGGAAGGATTACGTGGACGTCTCGGCGCTGGTGATATAA
- the mnmA gene encoding tRNA 2-thiouridine(34) synthase MnmA gives MRIGVAVSGGMDSLFTAVLLAEAGHEVLALHAFFLPPTDDSRAKSEELGKAVNALGCDYAAVDLSREFDEQVIAPFEQAYIQGLTPNPCAVCNRTMKFGLLADEALRQGAERIATGHYARVKGEGESTRLVRGLDPIKDQSYFLSLVPRKLLSKAVFPLGEWTKEQVKAELKLREMTPPLPSESQEICFVPDDDYCAFLSTRQTELPGPGAIILSDGTELGRHQGLWRYTLGQRRGIGVAWSEPLYVTGKNLETNALIVGPRESTLIQHCDARDVNLLVPQDQWPQDILAQLRYRQQAQPVRANLKNHGMRLDFTNPQSLPAPGQVAACYSPDGIVLAGGVII, from the coding sequence ATGCGTATCGGAGTAGCGGTCAGCGGAGGCATGGACAGCCTGTTTACGGCGGTCCTGCTTGCAGAGGCAGGACATGAAGTCCTGGCCCTACATGCTTTCTTTCTGCCGCCCACGGATGATTCCCGGGCCAAATCCGAGGAACTGGGCAAAGCTGTCAATGCCTTGGGCTGCGATTATGCCGCCGTTGATCTCTCACGCGAATTCGACGAGCAAGTCATCGCCCCCTTTGAGCAAGCCTATATTCAGGGCTTGACGCCCAATCCCTGTGCCGTCTGCAACCGCACCATGAAATTCGGCCTGCTGGCCGATGAAGCCCTGCGCCAGGGAGCCGAACGCATCGCGACCGGGCACTATGCCCGCGTCAAGGGTGAGGGCGAGTCCACCCGACTGGTGCGTGGCCTCGACCCTATCAAGGACCAAAGCTATTTCCTCTCGCTGGTCCCTCGAAAGCTGCTCTCCAAGGCAGTGTTCCCGTTGGGCGAATGGACCAAGGAGCAGGTCAAGGCCGAGCTCAAACTCCGCGAGATGACTCCACCGCTGCCCTCCGAGAGCCAGGAAATTTGCTTTGTGCCAGACGACGATTACTGCGCCTTTCTCAGCACACGGCAGACTGAACTACCCGGGCCCGGAGCAATTATCCTGAGCGATGGCACCGAGCTGGGTAGGCATCAGGGATTATGGCGTTATACTCTGGGGCAACGCCGGGGAATCGGGGTGGCATGGTCCGAACCGTTGTACGTTACCGGCAAGAACTTGGAGACCAACGCGCTCATCGTCGGCCCCCGGGAAAGCACCCTGATCCAGCACTGCGATGCTCGCGACGTCAATCTGCTGGTCCCACAGGATCAATGGCCTCAGGATATTCTGGCTCAGCTCCGCTATCGCCAGCAGGCGCAGCCCGTTCGCGCAAATTTGAAAAACCATGGCATGCGCCTGGACTTCACCAACCCTCAATCCCTGCCAGCACCCGGGCAGGTGGCCGCGTGTTACTCCCCGGATGGGATAGTACTCGCGGGCGGTGTAATCATCTGA
- the gatA gene encoding Asp-tRNA(Asn)/Glu-tRNA(Gln) amidotransferase subunit GatA has translation MSDLIYKSLVELRDALAASEVSAQDAVSACLERIEATEPKLNALLSVQAEQALKQAKEMDAKGPDKSKPLWGVPVALKDVLCTKGITTTCGSKILENFVPFYDATAVEGLRKAGAIIISKANMDEFAMGSSTENSAFKTTANPWDTSKVPGGSSGGSAASVTAGQCFGTLGTDTGGSIRQPASFCGCVGLKPTYGRVSRYGCVAYGSSLDQIGPMGRSVRDVAALLQAIAGFDPKDSTSVDVPVPDYAAAIEARTDLKGLRIGLPEEYWGEGLDSEVEAACRAAVDKAAELGAEIVPVQLPNTKYAVATYYIVAMAEASSNLARFDGVRYGVRDMDAAELIDMYTSSRSKGFGDEVQRRIMLGTYVLSAGYYDAYYRKAAQVRRLMRQDFLDAFEQCDVIAGPASPVTAWGIGEISDDPLKMYLMDIFTISLNLAGLPGMSLPVGLGADSSMPVGLQLLGPQFSEAELLSTAGVLEAALPPLPEPAGI, from the coding sequence ATGTCAGATCTGATTTACAAATCGCTCGTCGAACTACGCGATGCCTTGGCCGCAAGCGAGGTTTCCGCTCAGGACGCCGTGTCCGCCTGCCTCGAACGCATCGAAGCGACAGAGCCCAAGCTCAATGCACTGCTTAGCGTGCAGGCCGAACAAGCACTGAAGCAGGCCAAAGAGATGGACGCCAAGGGCCCCGACAAATCAAAGCCCCTGTGGGGAGTGCCTGTGGCACTCAAAGACGTCCTGTGCACCAAAGGCATCACCACGACCTGTGGTTCGAAGATCCTCGAAAATTTCGTCCCCTTTTACGACGCCACCGCCGTGGAAGGCCTGCGCAAGGCCGGAGCCATCATCATCAGCAAGGCCAACATGGACGAATTTGCCATGGGCTCCAGCACCGAGAACTCGGCCTTCAAGACCACTGCCAACCCCTGGGACACCAGCAAGGTTCCCGGTGGCTCCAGCGGTGGGTCCGCTGCCTCCGTAACTGCCGGGCAGTGCTTTGGCACCTTGGGTACGGATACCGGCGGTTCCATCCGCCAGCCCGCTTCTTTTTGCGGTTGTGTTGGGCTTAAGCCCACATATGGTAGAGTTTCGCGTTATGGCTGCGTAGCCTATGGCTCCAGCCTGGATCAGATCGGCCCCATGGGGCGCAGTGTCCGCGATGTGGCTGCCCTGTTGCAGGCCATCGCCGGCTTTGATCCCAAAGATTCGACCTCCGTGGACGTGCCTGTGCCCGACTATGCAGCCGCCATCGAAGCCAGAACCGATTTGAAAGGCCTGCGCATCGGACTGCCCGAGGAATACTGGGGCGAAGGGCTGGACAGTGAAGTCGAAGCTGCCTGCCGCGCCGCGGTGGACAAGGCAGCGGAACTCGGGGCGGAAATCGTACCCGTGCAGCTGCCCAACACCAAATACGCCGTGGCAACGTACTATATCGTAGCCATGGCCGAAGCCAGCTCCAACCTCGCACGCTTTGACGGCGTACGATACGGTGTCCGCGACATGGATGCGGCAGAGTTGATCGACATGTACACCTCCTCGCGCAGCAAGGGCTTTGGTGACGAGGTCCAGCGCCGCATCATGCTCGGCACATATGTACTCTCGGCGGGCTATTACGACGCATACTACCGCAAAGCAGCCCAAGTCCGACGCCTGATGCGCCAGGACTTTCTGGACGCCTTTGAGCAATGCGACGTCATCGCCGGTCCGGCCTCGCCGGTCACGGCTTGGGGAATCGGCGAAATCAGCGACGATCCGCTCAAGATGTACCTGATGGATATTTTCACTATCAGCCTGAACCTGGCTGGGCTGCCCGGCATGAGCCTACCCGTGGGACTGGGCGCTGACAGCAGCATGCCAGTTGGCTTGCAACTGCTTGGCCCCCAATTCAGCGAAGCAGAGCTGCTGTCGACCGCAGGTGTTCTGGAAGCGGCCCTGCCGCCGCTGCCGGAACCTGCAGGGATATAA
- the gatC gene encoding Asp-tRNA(Asn)/Glu-tRNA(Gln) amidotransferase subunit GatC yields the protein MSITRDDVTKIAKLARLDLPEEKLDTFAAQMGDILAYMDELSQVDTDGVEPLYTPVEHVTRMRTDEVRKDFEREDILGNAPQSDGSHFIVPKIV from the coding sequence ATGAGCATTACACGCGACGATGTTACCAAGATTGCAAAGCTTGCCCGGCTGGACCTCCCCGAGGAAAAGCTGGACACCTTCGCTGCACAGATGGGCGACATCCTGGCCTATATGGATGAATTATCCCAGGTCGATACCGATGGAGTTGAACCGCTGTACACCCCGGTGGAGCATGTCACCCGCATGCGTACCGACGAGGTCCGCAAGGACTTCGAGCGTGAGGATATCCTGGGCAATGCCCCCCAAAGCGACGGTAGCCACTTCATCGTTCCGAAAATCGTCTAG
- a CDS encoding penicillin-binding protein activator: MRQHQKHTAAITTRALAVLLVMALALVTGCAKRPVPTTPDAASGSPASSTATQADKAWEAEDHASSEVLNRRLLDRGGLTKTQQAMAWERLAVSAVNNGHGHVSLEALRKLTTLRPGSSDTWQWNEVYLRALILIGHPDQARLHMDSLLRDHQRPWELRFRAGLSLARDQWNERRYEQAMQTLERLYGASPAPAPVSQASLERAFLEELKITDRRTLDDLASIIPPESQWNFPYTIVRLEQARRFGQSTDTWPQAWQLLNNLSRLGNIADPSLVAMVASPLQQEQGVPGGGVALALPMSGPYAEIGWKVLRGVGAAQWEALTGGAQLNIRVINTEASDWIERIEALPSGFAIMGGPLRQDKFEALVNRGLTTKRPCFAFLPRLSGAVEGMDAWRFFSSPRDEARALVSLAVGETAINEFAVLYPQEPYGNRSSEVFMAEVEDWFGEVTAIGSYPPAQPTQWSKSVAPLLGVDSAIPEEEREPVAPPFQAIFVPDGWSQAKILIPQLFFYNEDRLLVLGPALWGQGLAKDENVEMNYFRTAVFPGPWWADNPAPGTSALRTALAADGLGAPDFWVALGYDFMRFAGMMPPLSSNFNPDSVNSALQIAAGFDWSMAPLVWDVAGRVQQELFLFRPTRKGIAPLDLELLNKRLEDTRKRHEQRVIANQEKRELDELKKLQEAQPDNEEVNQRLQLLLDTIEQRKAEENEQ, translated from the coding sequence ATGAGACAGCACCAAAAACATACCGCCGCCATTACCACCAGAGCGCTCGCCGTTCTGCTGGTCATGGCACTGGCCTTGGTTACAGGTTGTGCCAAACGCCCTGTGCCAACCACCCCGGATGCAGCCAGCGGCAGTCCCGCTTCCAGCACGGCCACACAAGCCGATAAAGCCTGGGAAGCTGAGGACCATGCCTCCAGCGAGGTTCTGAATCGGCGCCTGCTGGACCGCGGCGGCCTGACCAAAACCCAACAGGCCATGGCCTGGGAACGCCTGGCTGTCTCAGCCGTGAACAACGGACACGGGCATGTCTCTCTGGAAGCCCTGCGCAAGCTGACCACACTGCGTCCAGGATCCTCTGACACCTGGCAGTGGAACGAGGTCTACCTGCGCGCATTGATCCTCATCGGGCACCCGGATCAGGCCAGACTGCATATGGATTCCCTGCTCAGGGATCACCAACGACCCTGGGAACTGCGCTTCCGGGCCGGACTGTCCCTGGCCCGTGACCAATGGAACGAACGTCGATACGAACAGGCCATGCAAACTCTGGAACGCCTGTATGGAGCCTCTCCGGCTCCGGCCCCGGTCTCTCAGGCCAGCCTGGAACGGGCCTTCCTTGAGGAACTCAAGATTACGGATCGGCGCACTCTGGATGATCTGGCTTCCATCATCCCGCCAGAATCTCAGTGGAACTTCCCCTATACCATCGTTCGCCTGGAGCAGGCCCGTCGCTTTGGACAAAGCACAGACACCTGGCCACAGGCCTGGCAACTGTTGAATAATCTTTCCCGGCTCGGCAACATCGCTGATCCGTCGCTGGTCGCCATGGTGGCTTCCCCCCTGCAACAGGAGCAGGGTGTGCCCGGCGGTGGAGTCGCCCTGGCCCTGCCCATGTCGGGCCCCTATGCCGAAATCGGCTGGAAGGTCCTGCGGGGCGTGGGTGCGGCACAGTGGGAAGCTCTCACTGGGGGCGCACAGCTCAACATCCGTGTGATCAACACCGAAGCCTCTGACTGGATCGAACGTATCGAGGCCCTGCCTTCCGGCTTCGCTATCATGGGCGGACCACTGCGACAGGACAAATTCGAAGCCCTGGTCAACCGTGGGCTGACCACCAAGCGCCCGTGCTTCGCCTTCCTGCCTCGCTTGAGCGGTGCAGTGGAAGGTATGGACGCTTGGCGATTCTTCTCCAGCCCTCGCGATGAAGCTCGCGCGCTGGTTTCCCTGGCCGTGGGCGAAACCGCTATCAACGAATTCGCAGTACTCTATCCACAAGAACCCTATGGCAACCGCTCATCCGAGGTCTTCATGGCCGAGGTGGAAGACTGGTTCGGCGAAGTCACTGCCATAGGAAGCTACCCTCCCGCCCAGCCCACACAGTGGTCCAAGAGCGTTGCGCCCCTGCTTGGCGTCGATTCTGCAATCCCCGAGGAAGAACGCGAACCTGTGGCGCCTCCCTTCCAGGCAATCTTCGTACCCGACGGCTGGTCACAGGCGAAAATCCTGATCCCACAGCTCTTCTTCTACAACGAAGACAGACTGCTGGTGCTGGGTCCCGCCCTGTGGGGACAGGGTTTGGCCAAAGACGAAAACGTGGAGATGAACTATTTCCGCACGGCGGTTTTTCCCGGTCCCTGGTGGGCTGACAATCCCGCCCCCGGCACATCGGCCCTACGCACTGCACTGGCAGCCGACGGCCTTGGCGCCCCCGACTTCTGGGTGGCACTGGGTTATGACTTCATGCGCTTTGCCGGGATGATGCCCCCCCTGTCCTCGAACTTCAATCCCGATAGCGTCAACTCTGCGCTGCAGATCGCTGCGGGGTTTGACTGGAGCATGGCTCCACTGGTCTGGGACGTTGCCGGGCGCGTACAGCAGGAGCTTTTCCTGTTCCGCCCCACCAGAAAGGGCATCGCCCCTCTGGATCTCGAATTGCTCAACAAGCGTCTGGAAGACACCCGTAAACGCCATGAGCAGCGAGTCATCGCCAACCAGGAAAAACGCGAGCTGGACGAACTGAAAAAACTTCAGGAAGCTCAACCCGACAACGAAGAAGTCAACCAGCGCCTGCAACTGCTGCTGGACACCATCGAGCAACGCAAGGCCGAAGAAAACGAACAATAG